From Hymenobacter sediminicola:
ACGTGTGCCGCGCAGTTTACGACGAAGCGCGGCCGGTGCTGCGCCAGGAACTCCGTTACCTGTTTCGTGTCGCGCAGGTCAAGACCAGTGCTTCGTGAGGCTTCTACCGGCTCCACTCCATTTTCGCGCAGCACTTCTACCACGTTACTGCCCACGAAGCCATTGGCTCCGAATACAACTACTTTCATTTTACCTGTCATTCTTACCAGCCCTTCTTGATGGTGTCAATAATATACTCTACCTGCTCTGGTTGTAAAGCATCGTGCAGAGGCACATGAATCTGCGTTTCATCGAAGCGGCGCTGATTTACCAGTTCTTCCCGTTTGCCGCCAAACAGCGTATTCTTATCAATGCCGTCGTGAATGACCGAGCTGGCAATACCAGCTGCTTTGAGCGCCCGGATAAATTCCAGCCGGTTATCGACGTGGAACCCGAACAGCCAATGGGCACTTTCCCGGTCATCTTTATGGTCGAATAGCGTAACACCCGCCACATTCTGCAGTCCCTGCTGATACTGCTGCACCAGTTGGCGACGGTAGCTCATTCGCTCCTGGAAACCTTCGAGATTAGCTAGTCCTAGTGCAGCAGCATAATCACTCATGTGATACTTGTAACCTACGTCGGTAAGATCGTACACCCGCTCCCCAATCTCAGAAACCGGCGAATGAGCCCGGTCGATACCAAACCAGCGGCGGCGAAATACTTCCGTAGCAACGGCCGAATCTGGGCAGCACAGAGCACCACCATCACCAGTCGTCAGGTGCTTAATGGCCTGGAAGGAGAAACAGGTGTAATCAGAGATGGAGCCAATTGCCCGGCCTTTGTAGGTTGCGCCAGGCGCGTGTGCCGCGTCTTCAATCACTACGAGGTTGTGCTTGCGGGCCAACGCATGAATTTCATCTAAGTCGCAGGGATATCCCCCCCAATGCACAGCCATAATGGCCTTGGTACGGCTCGTAATCCGGCTCTCAATAGAGGCTGGATCAATATTACCGTTGTTGTACTGGATATCGGCGAATACAGGCGTAGCTCCTTCTTGCACAATAGCAATAGCCGAAGCTATAAAGGTCTGCGGTGCTAGAATTACTTCATCGCCGGGCCCGATGCCCGCTACCGCAACAGCCAAGTGCAGAGCGCTGGTGCCGCTGTTTAGGGCAGCCGGGTTGGACATTCCGAGGTCGGAGGTAAGGCGCGATTCGAACTCCTTTACCAGCTTACCCTCACTCAGGAACGTAGTAGTAAGCACCTCTGCCACCCTATCGTGAGCCGAAGGATGCACAAATGTGTTGAAAATTGGAATAGCTGCTGCGAAAGCGGGTGTGGCCATATGAGAAAAGGCAAAGAAGAAATGTTAATCAGAATTGGGGAAGCAGGTGACGCCTCCCATACGAACTTAATGCGGTTGGGTTAAGACCCCCGCCATCAGGTGGGCATTGTACTCAGTGGAAAGCAGTTGCATAGCAGGGCTTTTGAGAAAGGCCTCACTGGCGTCCAAATATCGGGCATACTCTTCGTACCCCATGCCTTTGAGAAACTGATACAGCTCTTCATGGCTCCGAAAATCACTTCGGTTAATGAAGCATTCGGCCGGTACCAGCCGGCTGGCATCAGCATGGCCCAGGTAAATTGGCACACAAGCGGCTGCCAGCGCATCAAACAACTTCTCCGTCAGATAGCCTGGGGTATCGCCGGTGTTCTCGTAGGAAATCGGGAAACGGTAGTGTTGCAGTATCTCGATTTTCTGGTTTGGCGGAACGCTGCCCCTGTTCACACGTGCAAACACTCTTTCTCGGCGTTTTGACACCAACTGTAGGGCATAGGTAGGAAGTACTTTGCTCAGAAATCCGGCGCCTCTAAAGCTTACATACGTTTTAGGCGATATTCCGCGACTGAATAAGTCAAATTCTTCTGGATGGTGCTCTGAAAACCACTTCAAAGTCTGGTACCGCTCATACAGCAGCGACCCTGATCCTTTTGGT
This genomic window contains:
- a CDS encoding glycosyltransferase family 10 domain-containing protein — its product is MKATLYVHHDAALLGNKIFSDEPINGMKRDTYLYAALCKVLSQRGIELATQDIHPPQESDLIICLDQPMQFQHFVRTRPGQKLHLILTEPATYYPENWLVENHAPFDRILTYDPTRVDNTRYFQYHYAIDFKDFPRYKRPSEEEFAARKLCVLMAAAFGVVKPPKGSGSLLYERYQTLKWFSEHHPEEFDLFSRGISPKTYVSFRGAGFLSKVLPTYALQLVSKRRERVFARVNRGSVPPNQKIEILQHYRFPISYENTGDTPGYLTEKLFDALAAACVPIYLGHADASRLVPAECFINRSDFRSHEELYQFLKGMGYEEYARYLDASEAFLKSPAMQLLSTEYNAHLMAGVLTQPH
- a CDS encoding DegT/DnrJ/EryC1/StrS family aminotransferase — its product is MATPAFAAAIPIFNTFVHPSAHDRVAEVLTTTFLSEGKLVKEFESRLTSDLGMSNPAALNSGTSALHLAVAVAGIGPGDEVILAPQTFIASAIAIVQEGATPVFADIQYNNGNIDPASIESRITSRTKAIMAVHWGGYPCDLDEIHALARKHNLVVIEDAAHAPGATYKGRAIGSISDYTCFSFQAIKHLTTGDGGALCCPDSAVATEVFRRRWFGIDRAHSPVSEIGERVYDLTDVGYKYHMSDYAAALGLANLEGFQERMSYRRQLVQQYQQGLQNVAGVTLFDHKDDRESAHWLFGFHVDNRLEFIRALKAAGIASSVIHDGIDKNTLFGGKREELVNQRRFDETQIHVPLHDALQPEQVEYIIDTIKKGW